CGACGAAATACATGACTATGCATGCTACACTTTTTTTCACCAAGTGGCTTCCTAGTAAAAGATATTACTCTAGACTTTCAGCAATACATGAATTTCACGCGAGTTTTAAGGACATAATATAagcttttttattgaaacatCTAAGCAGAGGCAGCAACAGCGGCAGCAGGCTTTCCAGAAcctaaataaaattttgttagcAAAAGATTAGACCAGCAAAAACCGGGATGAATTCACTTACGGAAACCATTTTTGAAGCTACGATGAACCTTCTTCAAATAGCTCATACGGCCAGTACCAGTggttcttcttctcttgGCCTTAGCACCCCAGTTGTAGCTACGGGTCTTAGCGGCGGGATAACCACAGCAAGCACAGGTGCTCTTTTGAATGTGGAAAGAGCGTTTTCCACAACGACGGCAAATGGTATGAGACTTGTTATGTCTCATACCGAATGATTGAGTACCCTTAGTCATATTTGCTAGTTTGTTGCTGGCAAAATATTTGTCATTCTTCAATGTTTCTTTTCGACCAAAAAAACAGTCACATTTCTCAGGGTAGGGCAAATTTTTAGTGCATTTAGCCAGCCTAAAGAAAACAGTTAAATATGTATAAGGAACTCTAAGAACTAATAAATGAATGCTACGCCGAAGGGCTTGCTATAAACGCGTAAGGAACACatatgtaaacaaatacagaaatttcaaaaaaaataaaaaagtacccttaaacaattaatttaaacatgaaaatgataaagtTATAACTAAAACTTCAAACATGAAACCGATATTGTTTATGTTGGATGCTTGAACGAATGAAACCTTTTTAAGCTTAAACCGCCAATGCAGAGACCACAGGTGAGAAAACCAGGTCTTCTGTTCTTTGTATGTTTAGTATTTCATTCGAAAATTTAGAATTGTGAATTTATAACTTTAAATTCCACTCCAAATGAATTAACGTTGTATTTAAAACCACCTAACAAGTCCCATGTCAAAGGTTACGATCGGCATTCAAAATGATGCGTGTTGATGTTGACTCTCCCACTTTGCAGTCAGAAGTTCGATGTCTACCATGTTCTTTTCACAACCACATATAGGCTGTCACATCAACATATTTATCAGCCTCGTTTTTCAAAACCAACCTCATTGCAGCTGAACAGACGTCGGTGGCTGCACCGTCGCTGCGTTATCTCACAATGAACGGCTGCTACTATTCAAACTTTAACCCTTGGGGTAGAGAAACTGCCGTTGAATGAACTGGAATAGGAGCGCGGATCCCTTTTTTATGCCTTCTTTGGTTAAGTTGTTTTAAGAAAGTAGAGCAAGCGCCgaaattaaaatcattCGTTTCGAAAATTCATGTTGGCTGGCGTTGTCACTCATGCAGCTCCAGCACGCTAACCGCTGGTTAAGTCATTCCGCTCAACTTTTGTTAGAACAGTgatttctttcctttttttctattgtttttacttttattcttttttacttcttctATTCAGGCCTATTTCGGAGTGAGAGTGGTACGCTGAATCCGATTTTTATATCCATCCAGTATTCCacccaaaaaattaactcATAGGCCCTTTTACCTGAATATCCAAGGTTTTTTACAACCAATTTCTCTTTAAAGGAGTAatgtcttttttatttaaaaggaaTAAAGGATCTGCGCATAAACCGACcaaaccaaatttttcaaaaacttcaaCCACCCCTTCTACATCACAATTGAAACATTCTCATGAATCCAATGTAAAAATGTCAACCTCTACAGTTACCGAGCATAGGAAAAAACCAACTGGTAGTGGTTCCCACATTACCGCTTCTCCATGGTCGAAGCTTACAGTACGCGGAAGTTCAAATGTTCTCCCTCGATACTCCCACGCCTCTCATCTTTATGCTGAAGGTGGTCAAGAAATTTATATCTTTGGAGGTGTTGCTTCTGATTCTcaaccaaaaaatgatttatgGGTATTAAACCTTGCTACTAGTCAATTCACTAGCTTGCGTTCCCTTGGCGAAACACCTTCTCCACGACTTGGTCATGCTTCCATTCTTATTGGAAACGcctttattgtttttggtGGACTCACGAACCATGACGTTGCGGATCGCCAGGATAATTCGCTTTACCTATTGAACACTTCCTCTCTTGTATGGCAGAAAGCCAACGCTTCGGGCGCCCGACCTAGTGGGCGTTACGGTCATACTATCAGTTGTCTTGGATCAAAGATTTGCCTATTTGGTGGCAGACTCTTGGACTATTACTTTAATGATcttgtttgttttgatttaaacaatttgaaTACTTCTGATTCCAGATGGGAACTTGCCTCTGTCGTCAATGACCCTCCACCAGCTCGTGCTGGACACGTAGCATTTACTTTTTCCGATAAACTATACATTTTTGGTGGTACTGATGGTGctaatttcttcaatgaTCTTTGGTGCTACCATCCTAAACAGAGCGCTTGGTCTAAAGTTGAAACTTTTGGGGTTGCACCTAATCCTCGAGCCGGTCACGCAGCTTCTGTTGTGGAAGGCATTCTTTATGTTTTTGGAGGAAGAGCTTCCGATGGTACTTTCCTTAATGATTTGTACGCTTTTAGACTATCGTCAAAGCATTGGTATAAGTTATCAGACCTTCCGTTCACTCCCTCACCTAGATCCTCACATACTTTGTCGTGTAGTGGATTAACTTTAGTATTAATTGGGGGGAAACAAGGGAAAGGTGCTAGTGATTCAAACGTATACATGCTTGATACATCGCGTTTTCGATTAGGTTCGGTACCAACCACCTCTGGTAGGCAAAGGaatacttcttttttctcaaaCTCTACTGGTAACACAAATCCCAGTGCCTTTAACGGTCTTTTGACTTCATCCCGTATCCCATCTTATAATGGGTCGAAAGTTCGTTCTACTAGTCATCCCTCTAGGCAGCAATATATAGGCTCATCGAATTCAAGATTTAATACTAGGCATCAGACCATTTCTACACCAGTATCCGGTCGAGCAAGCAATGATCTGCCTTCACCTGTTGTGCCAACTCGGTCAAATTCGTCTTCCATCTTACAACCTAGTTATAACTTGAATTCACACTCAAGTGATCGTCGTAATACGAATGATGATGATCAAAGTTCTTTGAATAGCCAACAACTTTCCAATCAAGCAAAAGCACAAGGTGAAGTCTCTCCTACCTTATCCTTTGTTCCTTCATCACACTCAATGGAACAAGGGAACGGTTCCGTCGCGTCTGCTAACAATGCACAATCAGAAGCGGCCACTAGATCTATCAACTCTATATCCGAGGTGTCAGAAGTGCGTTTTCCAGAACAATCGAGTGTTAAAACTGTTGATGAACGAAAAAGTCTTGATGGCCGGATTACTTCTGTCACTCTAGAAACActtgttgaaaaatattcagAACTTTCAAAGCAACAAATCGTTGAATGGTTTAAGAGTAAACTTTATGAGATTCTTCGAGATTCCGCTTCTAAAATAGATTCGTTaacagaaaaattaaaagttgCAAACGCCGAAAAAAATGCGGCACTATGTGAAGCTGCTTTGGAGAAAGTTCCTTTAGCAAAGCACAATAAGTTGTCAGATGGTACATTTTCCACTCctgataaagaaaatgttcaATCAACTAACGATGCTCATATCATGCAAGAAAATTTCAGTTTGCATAAAGCGCTTGAGGTCATGCGTGAGACTTCTTCAGATTTAGACAAGCAATTAAAAGATGCTACTGCATCCCAAAAAGAGTTAATAGTTCAAACCAGTTCTTTCCAAAAGGAATTAGTGGAAGAACGAGAACGGCACAATGCTATATCGAAAAGGTTGCAAGAAATCGAGTCATTGTATCGTGATAGAGAGCTTTTAGTCACGAACCTTGAAGACCAACTTGTTGACCAAACGGTAACCATTAACAAGTTTGCTTTTGAAAGAGACCAATTCCGGGAACGGTCAATGGGTTTTGAAAATACCATAAAGGATCTAACCCGTAAAATGGAAGCTACTGATATGTTAAATGTTTCATTACATGAGTCTTTGAGGTCAGTACAAACGGAGAACTCAGAACTGGTTACCGAAATGGCTTTGCTTAAGGCAGAACTTGTTAAAAAGCAGGCTATAATAGATGCAAACGCTAATATCTACGACAAGTTAACTGCTGATCACACCAATTATGAAACCGTGTCAGCGGATATaaaccaaaatttaaaggagACCCTCGACAAGTTGTTGAATGGCTCTTCAGActttaaaaacaatgaaatTGAGCTTTTACATGATCAGATTCGCATAACCAATGCAAAGCTTGAGAAACGGGAGAAATTAATCAACGCCAGCAAATATATTGAAGATACTTTACGATCGGAAATTCAAGAAGCTGCGGAGAAGGTCTCAAATTTGGAATTTTCAAACTTTAATctcaaagaagaaaacagCAACATGCAGTTGCAATTAATGAAGGCTCTTGAACAGAGAAATACGGGTGCTAAACAATTAGTAAATTTACGAATGCAACTTAGTACAGCCACGTCTGAACTAGACATGCTCAAACTCAAACTTCGAACTACTGCTTTAGCGTTGGAAGAGTCACCCGATGATTATTCCGATATATTGTCTATTTTACGGGCCGATATGAGTCCGTTCCATGATTTACACAAGCAATGTGGTGTTTTAATTGACACCCTAAATGGCGTCAAACGTGGTTTTG
Above is a genomic segment from Schizosaccharomyces pombe strain 972h- genome assembly, chromosome: III containing:
- the tea1 gene encoding cell end marker Tea1 → MSFLFKRNKGSAHKPTKPNFSKTSTTPSTSQLKHSHESNVKMSTSTVTEHRKKPTGSGSHITASPWSKLTVRGSSNVLPRYSHASHLYAEGGQEIYIFGGVASDSQPKNDLWVLNLATSQFTSLRSLGETPSPRLGHASILIGNAFIVFGGLTNHDVADRQDNSLYLLNTSSLVWQKANASGARPSGRYGHTISCLGSKICLFGGRLLDYYFNDLVCFDLNNLNTSDSRWELASVVNDPPPARAGHVAFTFSDKLYIFGGTDGANFFNDLWCYHPKQSAWSKVETFGVAPNPRAGHAASVVEGILYVFGGRASDGTFLNDLYAFRLSSKHWYKLSDLPFTPSPRSSHTLSCSGLTLVLIGGKQGKGASDSNVYMLDTSRFRLGSVPTTSGRQRNTSFFSNSTGNTNPSAFNGLLTSSRIPSYNGSKVRSTSHPSRQQYIGSSNSRFNTRHQTISTPVSGRASNDLPSPVVPTRSNSSSILQPSYNLNSHSSDRRNTNDDDQSSLNSQQLSNQAKAQGEVSPTLSFVPSSHSMEQGNGSVASANNAQSEAATRSINSISEVSEVRFPEQSSVKTVDERKSLDGRITSVTLETLVEKYSELSKQQIVEWFKSKLYEILRDSASKIDSLTEKLKVANAEKNAALCEAALEKVPLAKHNKLSDGTFSTPDKENVQSTNDAHIMQENFSLHKALEVMRETSSDLDKQLKDATASQKELIVQTSSFQKELVEERERHNAISKRLQEIESLYRDRELLVTNLEDQLVDQTVTINKFAFERDQFRERSMGFENTIKDLTRKMEATDMLNVSLHESLRSVQTENSELVTEMALLKAELVKKQAIIDANANIYDKLTADHTNYETVSADINQNLKETLDKLLNGSSDFKNNEIELLHDQIRITNAKLEKREKLINASKYIEDTLRSEIQEAAEKVSNLEFSNFNLKEENSNMQLQLMKALEQRNTGAKQLVNLRMQLSTATSELDMLKLKLRTTALALEESPDDYSDILSILRADMSPFHDLHKQCGVLIDTLNGVKRGFGIFEKKFTDYHKFLENISDKLKSEEDTSLETPIHENQSIQSDQIKEVGEVLSAIKSLSDSVMLLKNQIDDLAKEKLPLSSSDDEKVNIKEKTDFMKLLVKSGLSNPPAKEPVHDNEN
- the rpl3702 gene encoding 60S ribosomal protein eL37, whose translation is MTKGTQSFGMRHNKSHTICRRCGKRSFHIQKSTCACCGYPAAKTRSYNWGAKAKRRRTTGTGRMSYLKKVHRSFKNGFRSGKPAAAVAASA